GCGTGGCGAATAACGTCTGTTTCAGAGTCCTTATGTGAAACGCTGCGCAAAATGAAATGTATAGTAGTATAATTTACTATGTTAGAATATCAACACAATTTAAATTGCATATTTACCGTTAACAGATCATTTCCATGATTgctaaactatatatatatatatatataaccctAAACTACAAAACCGGGTAACAATTACCCTCCAACTATCAGAACTAGAAAACTTTGGTCCTTTTGGTTTTAAAGGTGGGTTTCTATTTtcttaaataaaaaaatctaatttAATCTAAAAATTAATAAGTAATTCATTTAAcattagaaaaatataaaacaagtttcttttgttttctaaaAGTATTATCTATCTGTTTACCACTCATTTTAGAGTTATTTGGATCTTATgttttaaaaataaatattaagCACAACTACAAGCATTAAAGCAATAGGAACAGAAATAAGCCAGTTCAATTAACTATATATAGACCATAAATAGGtagataaaattttaaaaagattGGTACTAGTTTCATATTTctaatttaaaataaattagTTCTGAACTTTTAGAGATTAAAAcagtttttttattattttagaaAACAGAAAACCAACCGTGAAACCAGAAAGGAAGACTAGATTTAACTGATTTCAATAGTTGGAGGGTGCTTTATTACTTGGTTTTGTAGTTCAAGGTTGAAAATCGATTTGACATACAATTTGAAGGTTGAAGAATATACTTACCCTAGGATTCTATACTCcttccgtcccaaattataagtcattccaagaatcttggagagtcaaagtttttcaagtttaaccaaatttatatggcaaaaaaataacatttttggtaccaaccaagtatcattagattctttgttagttatattttcatagtgtacctattttatcacataaatatttatatttctctctatatttttggtcaaacttgaaaatgttttgctctccaagattcttggaatgacttataatttggaacggagggagtatattaatAGTGGTAGAAGTGGATATTTTAGAATCTTATTAAGCATCATTATGATATTTCTGAAACAGCCTATGTATGTAATTTAGATTTAGAATTAATGGAGATTGAGTTTAGTTTTAGTAACAATGGTCTGTTTAATTTATATACAAATTTAATGGGTAATATTGGATTATCTTTTATCAAACTATATAGAGATGAATAACTTACATGAAAATTTATAGTTTTAATAGTGGTGCTACTTAATTTAACCCTTTCGTCTTTTCTTTGTTAGGTCTAAGCTTTGGGCTAGGATTGGGCGGTGGAACAAGTCTTTTGCTAGTAATAGGTGCTCCCTTCGTATCACGTAAAATAAAGTCGCAGAAGGAGAAAAGAATGAGAGAGAAATTTTTCAATCAAAATCATGGGCTACTATTGCAGCAACTTGTATCACATAATGGAGACATTGGAGAAAGGATGACAATTACTTTTAAGGATCTAGAGAAGGCTACGAACAATTTTGATAAAGCACGTGTGATTGGTGGAGGAGGACATGGTGTTGTGTTCAAAGGAATTATTGATCTGAAGGTCGtggcaatcaagaaatcaaagaTTATAGTAGAAAGGGAGATCAATGAATTTATAAATGAAGTCGCTATTCTTTCTCAGGTCAATCATAGGAATGTGGTGAAGCTATTAGGATGCTGCCTTGAGACAGAAGTCCCACTATTAGTTTATGAATTTATCTCAAATGGAACCCTCTATCAACACCTCCATGTTGAAGGACCAGTGTCTATACCATGGGTTGATCGAATAAGGATTGCACTGGAAGTTTCTAGAGCTCTATCCTACCTACATTCAGCTGCTTCAATGCCCATATTTCATAGAGATATAAAGTCTAGCAACATACTTCTAGATGATAGTTTAACAGCAAAAGTATCTGACTTTGGCACTTCAAGATACATCCTGATTGATCAAACTGGAGTAACCACAGAGGTTCAAGGAACACGGGGTTACCTAGATCCCATGTACTATTATACAGGCCGACTAACAGACAAGAGTGACGTCTTTAGTTTTGGTGTTCTACTTATCGAATTGCTAACCAGAAAGCAACCATTTGTCTATAGGTCCAGGCATGGTGATAATCTTGTTTCACATTTCAGAAAGTTGCTCGCAATAGGTAATCTTGTTGGCATAATAGATCCTCAAGTCATGGAAGAGGAAGATGGAGAAGTCCAAGAAGTAGCTACATTAGCAACAATGTGTACTAAGTTGAAAGGAGAAGACCGGCCAACAATGAGAGAAGTGGAGATAATACTAGAAAGCATACTGGTTAAGAAGAAGCAGGTTCCATATATTGGAACAAGGAGGCATGGTGAGAGTGATGAAACTCCGATTCATAGCATGTCGATTGAAATGGCAAATAACCCAACAGACAGGCGACATGCTATGGAAGGCGCAAATAGTAGCGAAATAAGCCGGCAGTATACTATGGAAGAGGAGATATTGTTGTCAGGAAGCTACCCCCGATAAACCTGTGCTTTCAATTCACGAACAATAACGAACTTCATTATTCCTTCTTGCGCTTCCAAGTTGATCTGTAAACTTTCAGTGGATGCATTTTCTTGATTGTTGATTCCACAAATATAATTCCTTTCGTGAATAATATGAAGACGATAGTATTATGTGTAATGTCTGTGATGAATAATTTACTTCTTGATTTGTTTTCCTGTTTTCTGTAAGGACTACTACCACGAAGTTTAAACAGAGTAATTAAGTAATAAGTTGGTCTCTGTATTCTTGAGGTTTTGACACTGAAATGTAGGCCTCGACAAATACAAGTTGCAAATGAAGAAAATAAATTCTGCCTGGTAGCGCGGCCAGATCATGTCTGT
This window of the Sorghum bicolor cultivar BTx623 chromosome 7, Sorghum_bicolor_NCBIv3, whole genome shotgun sequence genome carries:
- the LOC8067000 gene encoding wall-associated receptor kinase-like 9, with product MGTSIGYTCQCAPGYQGNPYIDDGCEDIDECKSPESYSCYGNCTNTPGNFTCLCPTGYRGNASVLNGCEDINECENPEAYSCYGICQNFPGTFQCQCPKETYGSPSTKDGCVMTKRKNSYTGLSFGLGLGGGTSLLLVIGAPFVSRKIKSQKEKRMREKFFNQNHGLLLQQLVSHNGDIGERMTITFKDLEKATNNFDKARVIGGGGHGVVFKGIIDLKVVAIKKSKIIVEREINEFINEVAILSQVNHRNVVKLLGCCLETEVPLLVYEFISNGTLYQHLHVEGPVSIPWVDRIRIALEVSRALSYLHSAASMPIFHRDIKSSNILLDDSLTAKVSDFGTSRYILIDQTGVTTEVQGTRGYLDPMYYYTGRLTDKSDVFSFGVLLIELLTRKQPFVYRSRHGDNLVSHFRKLLAIGNLVGIIDPQVMEEEDGEVQEVATLATMCTKLKGEDRPTMREVEIILESILVKKKQVPYIGTRRHGESDETPIHSMSIEMANNPTDRRHAMEGANSSEISRQYTMEEEILLSGSYPR